In a genomic window of Acropora muricata isolate sample 2 chromosome 2, ASM3666990v1, whole genome shotgun sequence:
- the LOC136909500 gene encoding V-type proton ATPase subunit D-like, translating to MSGGGKDRLNVFPSRMALTMMKARLKGAQKGHSLLKKKSDALTMRFRKILRKIIETKTLMGDVMREATFSLAEANFAAGDFSYVVLENVDKAQTKIRLRKDNVAGVHLPIFEAYADGTNSYELTGLSRGGQQVGKCQEVYAKAVKLLVELASLQTSFITLDEAIKITNRRVNAIEYVIIPKIEATISYIIGELDEREREEFYRLKKIQEKKKIIKQKAEALKKARGITNDQSANLLEDADDEDLLFK from the exons ATGTCGGGCGGTGGAAAGGACAGATTAAACGTTTTTCCTTCCAGGAT GGCTTTGACAATGATGAAAGCGAGGCTGAAGGGAGCACAGAAAGGCCATAGtctcttgaaaaagaaatcgGATGCACTGACAATGCGTTTCAGAAAAATTCTCAGGAAGATCATAGAG ACCAAAACACTGATGGGGGATGTCATGAGAGAAGCGACTTTCTCGTTAGCGGAGGCCAATTTTGCAGCAGGGGATTTTAG CTATGTTGTGTTGGAGAATGTTGACAAGGCTCAGACAAAGATTCGTCTTAGAAAGGACAATGTTGCTG GTGTCCATTTACCCATTTTTGAAGCATATGCGGATGGAACCAACa GTTATGAGCTCACTGGTTTGTCTCGTGGTGGTCAACAAGTTGGTAAATGCCAGGAAGTCTATGCTAAGGCTGTTAAACTGCTTGTTGAGTTGGCATCACTTCAG ACGTCTTTTATTACGCTTGATGAGGCAATCAAAATTACAAACAGGAGAGTAAATGCTATAGAATATG TTATTATTCCCAAAATTGAAGCAACCATATCTTACATCATTGGAGAGTTGGATGAGAGAGAAAGAGAAGAGTTTTACAG GCTCAAGAAAAttcaagaaaagaagaaaattatcaAACAGAAAGCAGAAGCATTGAAGAAAGCCAGGGGAATAACaaatg ATCAAAGTGCAAACTTGTTGGAGGATGCAGATGATGAGGACTTGCTATTCaaataa
- the LOC136896581 gene encoding tumor necrosis factor receptor superfamily member 16-like isoform X5 has protein sequence MRGRKSVYAVTCPKGTSRTGYGTCKPCENGHFSDTVNSTKCFKCHHCRRQEIETEPCTPTHNIICTCAPGYYFNSEILFCFKCRLCGPGRGVIKNCTFNSDTVCAPCEKGKTYSDIRDFSSCKSCTNCGGNLLKKCTRKNDTVCGRGRERNTSKTPPRSLPVPRPRPPTTTPPIISSTLHSETSKPPVTQSMTKNQLIPFEASLYVLSSILVCAIVAFAVVMYRYKKRRSQTLESPEIAAEATASTNVTTHENHYTTVLASGSRREHQDYGPPSWPRCSHVLSQFPGQEAGSKRMLREVPYTLITELAMCLNPREKWKTLGGHLEFNNTEISNFALVKENATQIMLEEWGQRDCATVSNLMKIFTALKWSREEKICAAYV, from the exons AGTGTTTATGCGGTCACTTGTCCCAAAGGAACATCAAGAACAGGGTATGGGACTTGCAAACCATGTGAAAATGGTCACTTTTCAGACACTGTAAATAGCACGAAGTGCTTCAAATGTCACCACTGTAGGAGGCAAGAGATTGAAACCGAGCCTTGCACACCTACCCACAACATTATTTGTACGTGTGCGCCTGGGTACTATTTTAACAGTGAGATCTTGTTCTGCTTCAAATGCCGATTGTGTGGTCCTGGACGTGGAGTTATTAAAAACTGTACTTTCAACAGTGATACCGTCTGTGCCCCTTGCGAAAAG GGGAAAACGTATTCGGATATCAGAGATTTTAGTAGTTGCAAGAGCTGTACAAATTGTGGAGGAAATTTACTCAAGAAATGCACGCGAAAAAATGACACTGTTTGTGGTAGAGGAAGAGAAAGAAATACCTCAAAGACACCTCCGAGGTCTCTACCCGTGCCTAGACCAAGGCCACCGACTACCACGCCGCCTATAATTAGTTCTACACTGCATTCGGAGACTTCGAAACCTCCTGTCACTCAGTCCATGACAAAAA atcAACTAATACCCTTTGAAGCTTCTCTTTATGTCTTGTCATCTATTTTGGTTTGTGCCATTGTTGCTTTCGCTGTTGTGATGTATCGTTACAAAAAGAGGCGCTCCCAAACGTTAGAATCTCCAG AAATCGCGGCGGAGGCTACAGCTAGCACCAATGTCACCACACATGAAAATCATTACACCACTGTCTTAGCGTCAGGGAGTCGCAGAG AACATCAGGATTATGGCCCCCCAAGCTGGCCAAGATGTAGTCATGTTCTCTCTCAGTTTCCTGGCCAAGAAGCAG GTTCAAAGAGAATGCTGCGAGAAGTCCCTTACACACTCATTACCGAGCTTGCAATGTGCCTGAACCCGCGGgagaaatggaaaactttgGGTGGCCATCTGGAATTTAACAACACAGAAATAAGCAATTTTGCGCTCGTTAAAGAGAATGCGACCCAAATCATGCTGGAAGAATGGGGCCAAAGAGATTGCGCTACAGTTTCAAATCTTATGAAGATCTTTACCGCATTGAAGTGGTCTAGAGAGGAGAAAATATGTGCGGCCTATGTGTAG
- the LOC136896581 gene encoding tumor necrosis factor receptor superfamily member 16-like isoform X4, whose translation MRRFLAVRVIVLGCFCLTTSVYAVTCPKGTSRTGYGTCKPCENGHFSDTVNSTKCFKCHHCRRQEIETEPCTPTHNIICTCAPGYYFNSEILFCFKCRLCGPGRGVIKNCTFNSDTVCAPCEKGKTYSDIRDFSSCKSCTNCGGNLLKKCTRKNDTVCGRGRERNTSKTPPRSLPVPRPRPPTTTPPIISSTLHSETSKPPVTQSMTKNQLIPFEASLYVLSSILVCAIVAFAVVMYRYKKRRSQTLESPEIAAEATASTNVTTHENHYTTVLASGSRRGSKRMLREVPYTLITELAMCLNPREKWKTLGGHLEFNNTEISNFALVKENATQIMLEEWGQRDCATVSNLMKIFTALKWSREEKICAAYV comes from the exons AGTGTTTATGCGGTCACTTGTCCCAAAGGAACATCAAGAACAGGGTATGGGACTTGCAAACCATGTGAAAATGGTCACTTTTCAGACACTGTAAATAGCACGAAGTGCTTCAAATGTCACCACTGTAGGAGGCAAGAGATTGAAACCGAGCCTTGCACACCTACCCACAACATTATTTGTACGTGTGCGCCTGGGTACTATTTTAACAGTGAGATCTTGTTCTGCTTCAAATGCCGATTGTGTGGTCCTGGACGTGGAGTTATTAAAAACTGTACTTTCAACAGTGATACCGTCTGTGCCCCTTGCGAAAAG GGGAAAACGTATTCGGATATCAGAGATTTTAGTAGTTGCAAGAGCTGTACAAATTGTGGAGGAAATTTACTCAAGAAATGCACGCGAAAAAATGACACTGTTTGTGGTAGAGGAAGAGAAAGAAATACCTCAAAGACACCTCCGAGGTCTCTACCCGTGCCTAGACCAAGGCCACCGACTACCACGCCGCCTATAATTAGTTCTACACTGCATTCGGAGACTTCGAAACCTCCTGTCACTCAGTCCATGACAAAAA atcAACTAATACCCTTTGAAGCTTCTCTTTATGTCTTGTCATCTATTTTGGTTTGTGCCATTGTTGCTTTCGCTGTTGTGATGTATCGTTACAAAAAGAGGCGCTCCCAAACGTTAGAATCTCCAG AAATCGCGGCGGAGGCTACAGCTAGCACCAATGTCACCACACATGAAAATCATTACACCACTGTCTTAGCGTCAGGGAGTCGCAGAG GTTCAAAGAGAATGCTGCGAGAAGTCCCTTACACACTCATTACCGAGCTTGCAATGTGCCTGAACCCGCGGgagaaatggaaaactttgGGTGGCCATCTGGAATTTAACAACACAGAAATAAGCAATTTTGCGCTCGTTAAAGAGAATGCGACCCAAATCATGCTGGAAGAATGGGGCCAAAGAGATTGCGCTACAGTTTCAAATCTTATGAAGATCTTTACCGCATTGAAGTGGTCTAGAGAGGAGAAAATATGTGCGGCCTATGTGTAG
- the LOC136896581 gene encoding tumor necrosis factor receptor superfamily member 16-like isoform X3 yields MWISLLIVAFSWSLSLQVRDTEANEKSVYAVTCPKGTSRTGYGTCKPCENGHFSDTVNSTKCFKCHHCRRQEIETEPCTPTHNIICTCAPGYYFNSEILFCFKCRLCGPGRGVIKNCTFNSDTVCAPCEKGKTYSDIRDFSSCKSCTNCGGNLLKKCTRKNDTVCGRGRERNTSKTPPRSLPVPRPRPPTTTPPIISSTLHSETSKPPVTQSMTKNQLIPFEASLYVLSSILVCAIVAFAVVMYRYKKRRSQTLESPEIAAEATASTNVTTHENHYTTVLASGSRRGSKRMLREVPYTLITELAMCLNPREKWKTLGGHLEFNNTEISNFALVKENATQIMLEEWGQRDCATVSNLMKIFTALKWSREEKICAAYV; encoded by the exons ATGTGGATTTCTTTATTGATTGTTGCGTTTTCGTGGAGTTTATCATTACAGGTTCGAGATACTGAGGCTAACGAAAAG AGTGTTTATGCGGTCACTTGTCCCAAAGGAACATCAAGAACAGGGTATGGGACTTGCAAACCATGTGAAAATGGTCACTTTTCAGACACTGTAAATAGCACGAAGTGCTTCAAATGTCACCACTGTAGGAGGCAAGAGATTGAAACCGAGCCTTGCACACCTACCCACAACATTATTTGTACGTGTGCGCCTGGGTACTATTTTAACAGTGAGATCTTGTTCTGCTTCAAATGCCGATTGTGTGGTCCTGGACGTGGAGTTATTAAAAACTGTACTTTCAACAGTGATACCGTCTGTGCCCCTTGCGAAAAG GGGAAAACGTATTCGGATATCAGAGATTTTAGTAGTTGCAAGAGCTGTACAAATTGTGGAGGAAATTTACTCAAGAAATGCACGCGAAAAAATGACACTGTTTGTGGTAGAGGAAGAGAAAGAAATACCTCAAAGACACCTCCGAGGTCTCTACCCGTGCCTAGACCAAGGCCACCGACTACCACGCCGCCTATAATTAGTTCTACACTGCATTCGGAGACTTCGAAACCTCCTGTCACTCAGTCCATGACAAAAA atcAACTAATACCCTTTGAAGCTTCTCTTTATGTCTTGTCATCTATTTTGGTTTGTGCCATTGTTGCTTTCGCTGTTGTGATGTATCGTTACAAAAAGAGGCGCTCCCAAACGTTAGAATCTCCAG AAATCGCGGCGGAGGCTACAGCTAGCACCAATGTCACCACACATGAAAATCATTACACCACTGTCTTAGCGTCAGGGAGTCGCAGAG GTTCAAAGAGAATGCTGCGAGAAGTCCCTTACACACTCATTACCGAGCTTGCAATGTGCCTGAACCCGCGGgagaaatggaaaactttgGGTGGCCATCTGGAATTTAACAACACAGAAATAAGCAATTTTGCGCTCGTTAAAGAGAATGCGACCCAAATCATGCTGGAAGAATGGGGCCAAAGAGATTGCGCTACAGTTTCAAATCTTATGAAGATCTTTACCGCATTGAAGTGGTCTAGAGAGGAGAAAATATGTGCGGCCTATGTGTAG
- the LOC136896581 gene encoding tumor necrosis factor receptor superfamily member 16-like isoform X2 yields the protein MWISLLIVAFSWSLSLQVRDTEANEKSVYAVTCPKGTSRTGYGTCKPCENGHFSDTVNSTKCFKCHHCRRQEIETEPCTPTHNIICTCAPGYYFNSEILFCFKCRLCGPGRGVIKNCTFNSDTVCAPCEKGKTYSDIRDFSSCKSCTNCGGNLLKKCTRKNDTVCGRGRERNTSKTPPRSLPVPRPRPPTTTPPIISSTLHSETSKPPVTQSMTKNQLIPFEASLYVLSSILVCAIVAFAVVMYRYKKRRSQTLESPEIAAEATASTNVTTHENHYTTVLASGSRREHQDYGPPSWPRCSHVLSQFPGQEAGSKRMLREVPYTLITELAMCLNPREKWKTLGGHLEFNNTEISNFALVKENATQIMLEEWGQRDCATVSNLMKIFTALKWSREEKICAAYV from the exons ATGTGGATTTCTTTATTGATTGTTGCGTTTTCGTGGAGTTTATCATTACAGGTTCGAGATACTGAGGCTAACGAAAAG AGTGTTTATGCGGTCACTTGTCCCAAAGGAACATCAAGAACAGGGTATGGGACTTGCAAACCATGTGAAAATGGTCACTTTTCAGACACTGTAAATAGCACGAAGTGCTTCAAATGTCACCACTGTAGGAGGCAAGAGATTGAAACCGAGCCTTGCACACCTACCCACAACATTATTTGTACGTGTGCGCCTGGGTACTATTTTAACAGTGAGATCTTGTTCTGCTTCAAATGCCGATTGTGTGGTCCTGGACGTGGAGTTATTAAAAACTGTACTTTCAACAGTGATACCGTCTGTGCCCCTTGCGAAAAG GGGAAAACGTATTCGGATATCAGAGATTTTAGTAGTTGCAAGAGCTGTACAAATTGTGGAGGAAATTTACTCAAGAAATGCACGCGAAAAAATGACACTGTTTGTGGTAGAGGAAGAGAAAGAAATACCTCAAAGACACCTCCGAGGTCTCTACCCGTGCCTAGACCAAGGCCACCGACTACCACGCCGCCTATAATTAGTTCTACACTGCATTCGGAGACTTCGAAACCTCCTGTCACTCAGTCCATGACAAAAA atcAACTAATACCCTTTGAAGCTTCTCTTTATGTCTTGTCATCTATTTTGGTTTGTGCCATTGTTGCTTTCGCTGTTGTGATGTATCGTTACAAAAAGAGGCGCTCCCAAACGTTAGAATCTCCAG AAATCGCGGCGGAGGCTACAGCTAGCACCAATGTCACCACACATGAAAATCATTACACCACTGTCTTAGCGTCAGGGAGTCGCAGAG AACATCAGGATTATGGCCCCCCAAGCTGGCCAAGATGTAGTCATGTTCTCTCTCAGTTTCCTGGCCAAGAAGCAG GTTCAAAGAGAATGCTGCGAGAAGTCCCTTACACACTCATTACCGAGCTTGCAATGTGCCTGAACCCGCGGgagaaatggaaaactttgGGTGGCCATCTGGAATTTAACAACACAGAAATAAGCAATTTTGCGCTCGTTAAAGAGAATGCGACCCAAATCATGCTGGAAGAATGGGGCCAAAGAGATTGCGCTACAGTTTCAAATCTTATGAAGATCTTTACCGCATTGAAGTGGTCTAGAGAGGAGAAAATATGTGCGGCCTATGTGTAG
- the LOC136896581 gene encoding uncharacterized protein isoform X1, with amino-acid sequence MRRFLAVRVIVLGCFCLTTSVYAVTCPKGTSRTGYGTCKPCENGHFSDTVNSTKCFKCHHCRRQEIETEPCTPTHNIICTCAPGYYFNSEILFCFKCRLCGPGRGVIKNCTFNSDTVCAPCEKGKTYSDIRDFSSCKSCTNCGGNLLKKCTRKNDTVCGRGRERNTSKTPPRSLPVPRPRPPTTTPPIISSTLHSETSKPPVTQSMTKNQLIPFEASLYVLSSILVCAIVAFAVVMYRYKKRRSQTLESPEIAAEATASTNVTTHENHYTTVLASGSRREHQDYGPPSWPRCSHVLSQFPGQEAGNLPERCLFYLSKGLVISSRAVYQTAQRRFLAFCKEDLKNSSNSFPLPADERTLMRFCTMLSERMSYSVIKTYLSAVRSLHIDNGLPDPLAKCIQLQNLIRGVKQVRRSSSDSTRLLITFEIMSTIHRSLDLSEKDNIMIWAACCLGYFGFLRLSEFTIDTAFHPRIHMAVGDIEAVSQVDPTYMKVKVKLLRRDPFRKESHIYLGRIDSPMCPCTSISNYLKVRGSESGPLFLYRDGSPLSRQKLSSTLKSILGSASSLPCNCSGFSFRNGAVKTAISRGVPDDVIKMLSRRCIDSYDAYNEASIDMVIRVANQLV; translated from the exons AGTGTTTATGCGGTCACTTGTCCCAAAGGAACATCAAGAACAGGGTATGGGACTTGCAAACCATGTGAAAATGGTCACTTTTCAGACACTGTAAATAGCACGAAGTGCTTCAAATGTCACCACTGTAGGAGGCAAGAGATTGAAACCGAGCCTTGCACACCTACCCACAACATTATTTGTACGTGTGCGCCTGGGTACTATTTTAACAGTGAGATCTTGTTCTGCTTCAAATGCCGATTGTGTGGTCCTGGACGTGGAGTTATTAAAAACTGTACTTTCAACAGTGATACCGTCTGTGCCCCTTGCGAAAAG GGGAAAACGTATTCGGATATCAGAGATTTTAGTAGTTGCAAGAGCTGTACAAATTGTGGAGGAAATTTACTCAAGAAATGCACGCGAAAAAATGACACTGTTTGTGGTAGAGGAAGAGAAAGAAATACCTCAAAGACACCTCCGAGGTCTCTACCCGTGCCTAGACCAAGGCCACCGACTACCACGCCGCCTATAATTAGTTCTACACTGCATTCGGAGACTTCGAAACCTCCTGTCACTCAGTCCATGACAAAAA atcAACTAATACCCTTTGAAGCTTCTCTTTATGTCTTGTCATCTATTTTGGTTTGTGCCATTGTTGCTTTCGCTGTTGTGATGTATCGTTACAAAAAGAGGCGCTCCCAAACGTTAGAATCTCCAG AAATCGCGGCGGAGGCTACAGCTAGCACCAATGTCACCACACATGAAAATCATTACACCACTGTCTTAGCGTCAGGGAGTCGCAGAG AACATCAGGATTATGGCCCCCCAAGCTGGCCAAGATGTAGTCATGTTCTCTCTCAGTTTCCTGGCCAAGAAGCAGGTAATCTACCCGAGCGATGCCTCTTTTACCTTTCCAAAGGGTTAGTCATCTCATCTCGTGCAGTTTATCAAACTGCTCAGCGCCGATTTCTCGCCTTCTGTAAGGAGGACCTGAAGAATTCTTCCAACAGTTTTCCACTTCCAGCAGATGAGCGGACGTTAATGCGTTTCTGCACAATGTTGTCCGAGAGGATGAGCTATTCTGTAATCAAGACTTACTTGTCTGCAGTGCGCTCACTTCACATTGATAATGGCCTGCCTGATCCATTAGCGAAATGCATTCAATTGCAAAATCTTATCAGAGGAGTCAAGCAAGTGAGGAGGTCGTCGTCTGATTCGACACGGCTCTTAATCACATTTGAAATCATGAGTACGATTCACCGGTCTTTGGACTTGAGCGAAAAGGACAATATAATGATTTGGGCAGCGTGCTGCTTGGGTTACTTTGGTTTTCTTCGCCTCAGTGAGTTCACCATTGACACGGCGTTTCATCCAAGAATTCACATGGCAGTAGGCGATATTGAAGCTGTTTCTCAGGTTGATCCTACTTACATGAAAGTCAAAGTAAAACTCTTGAGAAGAGACCCTTTTCGAAAGGAAAGCCATATATACCTGGGTCGTATCGACTCTCCGATGTGCCCTTGTACGTCCATCAGCAACTATTTAAAAGTTCGTGGTTCAGAATCTGGACCTTTGTTTCTGTATCGTGATGGTAGTCCTTTATCAAGGCAAAAGTTATCGTCAACACTGAAGTCTATCCTGGGCTCAGCCAGTTCACTGCCATGTAATTGTTCGGGATTTAGCTTCCGTAATGGAGCAGTGAAAACAGCAATTTCGCGTGGAGTTCCTGACGATGTTATCAAGATGTTGTCACGTAGATGCATTGATTCTTACGATGCCTACAACGAAGCGTCAATTGACATGGTTATACGTGTTGCCAATCAGTTAGTTTAG